One window of Macrococcus sp. 19Msa1099 genomic DNA carries:
- a CDS encoding NAD(P)-dependent oxidoreductase encodes MKIGFIGTGVMGKSMAEHIGDKLYIYNRTKEKAMALIEQGHIWCDTPTEVVAQSDIVFTMLGYPVDVEAIYLAPDGLINNGKQGQIFIDCTTSSPALAQKINQEANKKGIYVLDAPVSGGDIGARNGTLSVMVGGDEAIFDRVKPLIDKFSSSVTYFGDAGKGQHTKMANQIAIATNMIGMAESLYYAHKAGLDVEKVLETISKGAAGSWSLSHLAPRILKEDYTPGFYTHHFLKDMSIALEETKKMGIELPGLELSYKLYRSLSDELKETTGTHAIYQYYTQTR; translated from the coding sequence ATGAAAATTGGTTTTATTGGAACAGGTGTAATGGGAAAAAGTATGGCTGAGCATATAGGGGACAAACTATATATTTATAACCGTACGAAAGAAAAAGCAATGGCACTAATCGAACAAGGACATATATGGTGCGATACGCCTACTGAAGTTGTAGCACAATCCGATATTGTCTTTACGATGCTTGGCTATCCGGTTGATGTAGAAGCTATCTATCTTGCACCAGATGGATTGATTAATAATGGTAAACAAGGTCAAATATTTATTGACTGTACAACGAGTAGTCCTGCACTTGCCCAAAAGATTAATCAAGAAGCAAATAAGAAAGGAATATATGTGTTAGATGCACCTGTAAGTGGTGGAGATATTGGTGCCAGGAATGGAACCTTGAGTGTAATGGTTGGTGGAGATGAAGCGATATTTGATAGAGTAAAACCTTTAATCGATAAATTCAGTAGTTCGGTGACATACTTTGGTGATGCAGGAAAGGGTCAACATACAAAGATGGCGAATCAAATTGCTATCGCTACAAATATGATCGGTATGGCTGAAAGTCTGTATTATGCACATAAAGCAGGGTTAGATGTTGAAAAAGTGCTAGAAACAATCAGTAAAGGAGCGGCAGGAAGTTGGTCATTATCTCACTTGGCTCCAAGAATTTTAAAAGAAGACTATACTCCTGGATTTTATACGCATCACTTCCTGAAAGATATGAGCATCGCGCTTGAAGAAACAAAGAAGATGGGTATCGAACTTCCCGGTCTCGAATTGAGTTATAAGTTATATCGTAGTCTTTCCGATGAACTAAAAGAAACGACAGGGACACATGCGATATATCAATATTATACACAAACAAGATAA
- a CDS encoding VOC family protein, translating into MELKFDHIIHHVQNLNDAKIDFLKVINGGKHEQLGTYNKLSYTDLSYIEFIDAYDRALVHKAAQSAEERLSFAASLERTDYVEGFKRLCFRTDDIDALKQHFNQLGVKTVGPSCMQRVTPEGQVIEWQLLYIDEERNYELPFFIQWGASDDERMQSLSPYFQGNLRIEGIDIETTDFNEMAEVYVEWLGYEVTSGVINSYFKLEKLGCPAIYLIPGNTDTIRSLKIKSDAPAVHHFRNAIYQFN; encoded by the coding sequence GTGGAATTAAAGTTTGATCATATTATTCATCATGTGCAGAATTTAAATGATGCTAAAATTGATTTTTTAAAGGTGATTAATGGTGGAAAGCATGAGCAGTTAGGGACATACAATAAATTATCTTATACTGATTTATCATATATTGAATTTATCGATGCGTATGATCGTGCACTCGTTCATAAAGCAGCACAAAGTGCAGAAGAGCGTTTAAGTTTTGCAGCATCACTTGAACGTACAGATTATGTTGAAGGATTTAAGCGATTATGTTTTAGAACGGATGATATCGATGCACTTAAGCAGCACTTTAATCAATTAGGTGTAAAGACGGTTGGGCCGTCATGTATGCAGCGCGTGACACCAGAAGGGCAAGTTATTGAATGGCAGTTGCTCTATATTGATGAAGAGAGAAATTATGAATTACCATTCTTTATACAGTGGGGAGCGTCAGATGACGAACGCATGCAGTCACTCTCTCCATATTTCCAGGGAAATCTCAGGATTGAAGGAATCGATATAGAAACGACAGATTTTAATGAGATGGCAGAGGTATATGTAGAATGGTTAGGTTACGAAGTCACAAGTGGTGTGATCAATAGTTATTTTAAACTAGAGAAACTAGGGTGTCCTGCGATCTACTTAATTCCTGGCAATACAGATACAATTAGAAGTTTAAAAATAAAAAGTGATGCACCTGCAGTACATCACTTTAGAAATGCGATTTATCAATTTAACTAG
- a CDS encoding lipid II:glycine glycyltransferase FemX gives MMRKNVSNEVHDNFVKTHANGDMLQLSTWADTKRLTGWYSRRIAVGRDDELAGVGQLLFKKVPKTPFTMCYVSRGFVCDYHDKEVVTALVDAAIEVARREKSYSIKIDPDVEVDTVPGLIEFMNTLGFVHKGFKDGLHPDYIQPRMTMITDIDMDEAALIQSFEKRNRSTVKQSLKKGVQCEIGTREDLKIFAQLMKETGERDGFLVRDISYFETIYDALNPAGDAVLFLTKLVPDTVLENLNTTLKRNHEEKEKVLSKKQTKKTENQLKDIDIIIEKVQKQINEIEELKETHPDGKYLSGAILTFCGKKAYYLYGASSNDYRSYLPNHKMQIEMMKYSRSKGAVSYDFGGTDNNPDKDSEHYGLWQFKKSWGTHLSEKIGEFDYILNKPVYTLIEVAKPKVKALTKKINKRR, from the coding sequence GTGATGAGAAAGAATGTATCCAATGAAGTACACGATAACTTTGTAAAAACACATGCAAATGGTGATATGCTGCAGCTATCAACGTGGGCAGATACAAAACGATTGACAGGATGGTATAGTAGACGTATCGCTGTAGGAAGAGATGACGAACTCGCTGGGGTGGGACAGCTGCTATTTAAGAAAGTACCGAAGACGCCATTCACCATGTGCTACGTATCGCGAGGCTTTGTGTGTGACTATCATGACAAAGAAGTCGTGACAGCACTTGTTGATGCGGCAATTGAAGTTGCACGTCGTGAGAAAAGTTATTCTATTAAAATTGATCCGGATGTTGAAGTAGATACGGTTCCAGGATTAATTGAATTTATGAATACATTAGGCTTTGTTCATAAAGGATTTAAAGATGGACTTCATCCAGACTACATACAACCACGTATGACGATGATTACGGACATTGATATGGATGAAGCTGCACTTATACAGTCATTTGAAAAACGCAATCGTTCAACGGTAAAGCAAAGCCTGAAAAAAGGCGTACAGTGTGAAATCGGAACACGTGAAGACCTTAAGATTTTTGCACAGCTTATGAAAGAAACTGGAGAACGGGATGGCTTTCTAGTCAGAGATATCTCCTACTTCGAAACGATATACGATGCGCTTAATCCAGCTGGAGACGCAGTACTTTTTCTTACTAAATTAGTTCCAGATACTGTGTTAGAGAATTTAAATACAACATTAAAGAGAAATCATGAGGAGAAAGAGAAAGTTTTATCAAAAAAACAGACGAAGAAAACTGAAAACCAATTAAAAGACATAGATATCATCATTGAAAAGGTACAAAAGCAGATTAATGAAATAGAAGAACTTAAAGAAACACATCCGGATGGTAAATATTTGTCAGGCGCAATTCTGACATTTTGTGGTAAGAAAGCTTATTATTTATACGGTGCATCTAGTAATGATTATCGTAGCTATCTACCAAATCATAAAATGCAAATCGAAATGATGAAATATTCGCGTAGTAAAGGCGCAGTATCTTATGATTTCGGAGGGACAGATAATAATCCCGACAAAGATTCTGAACACTACGGTTTATGGCAGTTTAAGAAGAGCTGGGGGACACATTTGAGTGAAAAAATCGGCGAATTTGACTACATACTTAATAAACCTGTTTATACATTAATTGAAGTTGCGAAGCCAAAAGTAAAAGCGTTGACGAAGAAGATTAATAAGAGAAGATAG